The uncultured Mailhella sp. genome segment CGGAGGACGGGCAGGCCGTAAGGTTTTCGTGAATTTTTCTGTACCTGACGGGCCCCGTTTCGGGCCTCATGATCTGCCGCGTTCTTTCTGCACGAACGCGGCCCGGAGCGGATACATTATGGCAGCAAACGCATCCCTCGCGGCTTTGTACCGGCCGCAGACCTTTGCCGAGGTGGTGGGGCAGGACATGGTGAAGTCCATTCTTTCCCGCGCCGCCCGTGAAGACCGCGTGGCCCCGGCCTACCTTCTCAGCGGCACGCGAGGGGTGGGCAAGACCACCATAGCCCGCATATTCGCCAAGGCGCTGAACTGCGAACACGCGCCCACGGGCGAACCCTGCAATGAGTGCGAGGCCTGCCGCCGCATCACGCAGGGCAACTTCGTGGATGTGGTGGAAATAGACGGCGCGTCCAACCGCGGCATAGACGACATCCGCCGCCTGCGCGACGCCGTGGGCTACGCGCCGCTGGAAGGCCGCTACAAGGTCTTCATCATCGACGAAGCGCACATGCTCACCAAGGAAGCCTTCAACGCCCTGCTCAAGACGCTGGAGGAGCCGCCCGCGCGCGTGACCTTCATCATGGCCACCACGGAGCAGCACAAGTTCCCGGTGACCATCGTGAGCCGCTGTCAGCATTTCGTGTTCCGTCAGATTCCCGAAGCCACGCTCGAAGCGCATATCTGCGACATTCTTCAGCGCGAGGGGCGTCCCTTTGAAAAGGAGGCCGCGCATCTCATCGCCCGCCGCGCGGCGGGCAGCGTGCGCGATTCCATGTCGCTGCTCGGGCAGGTGCTGGCGCTCGGCTGCGCGCCGGACGAACCGCTCACGGCAAAGCAGGCCCGCGAAGTGCTGGGGCTGGCCGGTCAGGAAGTCATGGACCGCCTGCTCGACGCGCTGGCCGGTCAGGACGCCGCAGCCATCGCCGTGCTCGTGCGCGAACTTCTGGCCCAAGGCGCGGACATGGGCTTTTTCCTGCGGGAACTGTGCGGCCTGTGGCGCAATCTTTTTCTCATCAAACAGGCTGGCCGGGACGCCGCAAAGGAACTCGACATGCCTGAGAGCGAGCAGGAACGGCTGCTCTCCATGGCGTCGCGTTTTTCGCTGACCTACATCCACGCCGCGTGGCAGATGACGCTCGATTCGCAGCGCCGCATTCTGACCAGCCTTGAGCCTTCGGCAGGCCTTGAGCTTCTTCTGCTGAATCTCGCCATGCTTCCCCGCCTGCTGCCGCTCGAAGAGCTGGAGCCGATCGTTGCGCCCGCGTCCGGCATTGTGACGCCGCAGGGCTCCGCGCCGCTCTCCGGAGGAGCCACTGGTTCTTCTCCGGCTGCCTCCGCCTCGTCTGCATCTTCCGCGCAGAGCGCTGCGCCGCGTCCGGCCGCCGCGCCTGTCGCCTCGCCCGCGCCTTCATCTGTGCCTTCGGAGTCTCCCGCGCCGGTGCAAAGCGCCCCGTCGCCGTCCTTCGTCCGGAGCTCTCCGGCTTCCGCGTCCGTTCCTTCGCCCGTTTCCGCGTCTGCGGCGGCATCTTCTCCCGTGGCGGCCACGGCCAGGGAATCCGCTCCGGCCCCTGCGGCAGAGCCCGCTCCCCAGCCCGCGCCGGAGCCCGCCCCGCACTTGACGGAAGCGCCGAAACCTGCTGAAACTCGGGCTCCGGTCTCCCGCCGTCCTTCCGCGGCATGGAAGGACGTTCCGGTGGATCCTTCCCTGACCTGGGACACCTTTCTCGACGCCTGTCGGGACAACCACGACATTCCTCTGCCCATGCTCCGTCAGGTCACGGGCGAGGTGCGGGGCGACTGGCTCGTGCTTCAGGCGCTCTCGCAGGTCATCGGGCAGCAGCTTCAGCGGCCGGAAAAGCTCCGCGTGCTGGAGTCGCTGGCGGCTTCGTGGGCGGGACGTCCTTTGCAGATCGCCTTTCGTCCTCCGCAGAGGATCGTGCGCACCGAGGCGGAGCTCAAGGAAGAAGTTCAGTCGCATCCCGTCATCAAGAAGTTTCAGGACGCCTACGACGCCCGACTGGTACGCTGTACCCCCATCAACCGATAACACGGCGGCAGAAGGGCTGCGCGCCCCCGCCTTTCAAGGAGACATGGCATGAAGAACATGAACGACCTGCTGCGTCAGGCGCAGGTGATGCAGAACAAGATTGCGAAGCTTCAGCAGGAAATGGCCGAGAAGGAAGTGGAAGCTTCCGCCGGCGGCGGCATGGTGAAGGTGGTCATGAACGGCCGTCAGGAAATGAAGTCCATCACCATCGACAAGTCGGTGCTGGAAAGCGGCGACACGGACATGCTGCAGGATCTCATCATCACCGCGGTGAACGAGGCCGTGCGCATCGGCCGCGCCAATCTCGACCGCGAAATGGCCAACATTTCCGGCGGCATCCATCTGCCGGGCATGTTCTAGTCGCTTTTCGCGCCGCGGCCTCGGCCGTCGGCGCGGCATCGCGCAATTTTCGGCGGACGCGGGCATTGCCCGCGTCCGCCTGCATTTAAACGCCACGCCCGAAGCGACAAGCGCAGGTCGGCGTTTTTTGCGGAATTCGGCGCGTCCTGCGTGCCTCATCCGCAGCAAACATTTCGCCGCGTGCGCCTTCACCATATCCGGAGAGTCACAGGCAGAGCGTTTGCCGCATGAGCGTTTCTCCTCTGCCGGGCGCACCGCGTGCCGCCCGTTCCCGGATGCTCGGATATTTTTCAACGTGCTTTTCCGCGGCGCGGAACGTTTTTCGTGCTTTGCCCGCCATATCGGCGTCCCGGGCATTTTTCCTTTCTTGTCGGCAGGAAAGAAGTTTTCTATGATAATGAAAACTGCCCCTGGAGGATGCCCATGTCGTATCGGGTCACCCTGCTGCCGCTGCTTCTTTTGTGTTTCGTCGCCACTGCCGCGTTCGGTGCGTCGGAATCGTCGCCAGCCTTTGTCCGCGTGGTGGTTTCGCCCCCGCCGGAGGGAAATGCGCCGCTCACGCTGCTGTTCGATTCCGACGAGGCGTTGTGCAAAAAAGCCTACGGAGAAGAGTGGGCGGGCCGCTGCTTCGTCGTTCCCGGCAGAGAGGGCGAAAGAGTGCGCGGCGCGCGTCTTTCGCCCGATGTTCCCGGCGAATGGCGCTGGGACGACGGCCGCACGCTTTCCTTCCGACCGAAAAAGCCGTGGCCTGCGGGGCGGAACTTTGAAGTTTCCCTCGGGAGCGTGCAGCTGCCTTCGCGCGTGAAGCTCTCCTCCTCCCGCGTGAGCTTTGCCACGCCGCCTCTGGCGCTGCTCAACCTGAACGCCGACGTGTGGATTGATCCCGATCCTGGCGGCGAGCGGGCCGTGAGCTTCGACATGCGCTTCACCACGCCGCCGGATCGCGCGCTGGTGGAACGGGACATGCGTCTTGAGGTTTCCGACCCTGCGCTGAAAATAGGCAGGCCGGAATTCGTCTGGGGTGAGGACGGCAACTGCCTTGTCCGGGCCCGCGTGCTTGCGCTGGGAAGCCTGCCCGCCGTGACGACGTTTTCTCTTCCCGGCGTGGCGGGGGAGGTGCGCGCGAAGGGCGCGCGCTGGGTGATTCCCAAGGGCCGGGAAACGGCCCGGACGCAGGTGACCGTGCCCGGTTCGACCACGATTTTTTGCGTGAAGAAGGCGTCGCTGGAATCTTCGCGCGACGAACGGCTTGTCGGAGAGTACCGGCTGAATCTGGAAACAAGCCTGCTGGTGCGTCCCGACGAGCTCCTGCGCTCCATGAAGGCGCTGCGTCTGCCCCGCGCGATGAACGAGAATGCCGTGTCCGCCACGGTGTGGACGGCGGCTCCCGTCATCGACGAGGAAACGCTCGCCCGCGCCGTGCCCGTGGCTCTGGAGCCCTTGCAGCAGGCCGACGTGCCTTCCGGAAAAATAAGTTTCCGCGTGAAGGCGGAGCCGGAGAGCTATCTGCTTTTTTATCTGCCGCAGGGCTTCGGCCCTTCCCGCGAATACGCGCTCTCTTCGCCGTGGCATGAGGTGTTCCATGCCGCGCCGTTCCGGCCGGAACTTGAGTTCCTTCAGCCCGGCAACGTGCTCGCGCTCGGCGGAACCCGCAGGCTGGACGTTCATTCCAGCGGCCTTACCGCCATCCGCTGGCGCGCTTCGCGCGTGCTCGATTCCTATCTGGGCCTGGCGGCCGCGCAGCCTGCGCCGTTCACGGCCGCGGGCATTCCCTTTGACGTGCTTTCCGATTCGGCCTCAGGCGAAATTTCCCTGCAGCGCACCGACCCCGGCGTGCCGCAGTTTTCCTCGATCGACGCAGCTCCCATGTTCAGAAACGGGCGCGGCCTTGCCTACGTCGAACTCACGGGCATGGACGACGATAGGGAAGTGGCCTCGGCCTCGCGTTTTCTGCTTTTGACCGACATGGGGCTCATCGTCAAAAAAGGAGCCGCAGGCGGGCGCGACGTGTTCGTGTGTTCGCTTTCCGGCGGCACTCCGGTGTCCGGGGCCGTGGTGCGCATCGTGGGCGTCAACGGTCTGCCCGTGGCCGAGGCCGTCACCGACGCCGAGGGCCGCGCCGTGCTGCCTTCCGTGTCCGGTCTGGAGCGGGAGCGCCGCCCCATTGCGATCACGGCCTGGAAAAAGGGCGCGGGCGGCGAGGACATGGCCTGGCTGCCCCTGGCCGACGAGAGCCGCGTGGTGGATTTGTCCCGCTTTTCCACGCAGGGGCAGACCAGCGAGGCCGACGGCGTGAACGCCTACGTGTTCAGTCAGCGAGGCATGTTCCGTCCCGGCGAGACGCTGCGTTTCGGCGTGCTGGTGAGACGGGGCGACTGGAAGGCGCTTCCCGCCGACATGCCGCTTTTTGCCGAGCTTGTGGATCCTTCGGAACGCACCATGTTCCGGCGGCTGTTCAAGGTGGGGGCCGACGGCATGGCCGAGGTGAGCTGGCAGGCGCCGGAAAGCGCGGCGTCGGGCCGCTATCGTCTCGACGTGCGCACGCCGGACGCCCGCGGCATGGACGTGGTGCTCGGTTCGGCGGCGGTGCGGCTGGAGGAATTTCAGCCCGATTCCATGGCGCTTTCGCTTGCTCTTCAGCCTGCGCCCGGCCGGGGCTGGCTGGAGGCGTCGAGCGCGAGCGCCGCGGTGACGCTCCGCAATCTTTTCGGCATGCCTGCGGCGGACCGGCGGGTGCGCGCGCAGCTCTCGGTGTGGCCCACGGCGCTGTCCTTCCCCGGATATGAGGATTTTTCCTTCCACGACGCCATGCCCTACAAGGGCTCGCCGCTCACGCTGGAACTGGGCGAGACGCGCACCGACGCCGAAGGTTGCGCCGTGCTGCCGCTGCCTCTGGACAAGCTGCGCGGCGGCACGCTGCGCTGTCGGCTTCTGGTGGAAGGCTTCGAGCCCGGCGGCGGGCGCGCGGTGACGGAAGAGAAGGAATTTCTTGTGTCGCCGCTCGGCTGCGTGCTCGGCTTCCGTCCGACGGGTGCGGCCGGCAATCTGGATTTCATTCCCGAAGGCAGCGAGGCCGCGCTGGAATTCGTGGCGCTCGGGCCCGATCTTGCTCCCGCCGATCCCGGAGAACTGTCGTTCCGGGTGTCGGCGAGGCGCTACGTGACGTCGCTCGTCACGGACAGGGACGGCCGCTACCGCTACGAGGATACGCCCGTGGACAGCGTGATTGCCGAATCGCGCGCGGCCTTCGGCCGCAACGGGCGGGTCCGCTGGAGCGTTCCTACCGGAACGTGCGGCGAATTTCTGCTGGAAGTGCGCAACAGCCGGGGGCTTGTCATGGCTTCCGTGCCCTTCACCGTGGCCGGCAACGCCGATCTGCGCCTTGCCGGGCTCTCCGCGCTTCCTTCCGGCTCTTTGCGCATGCATCTGGAGAACACTTCGAGCGCTTCCGGCGGACGCATCCGGGCGTTTATTTCCTCGCCCTACGAAGGCGCGGGCCTCATCACGCTGGAGCGCGACAGCGTGGCGGCGTGGCGCTGGTTCCGTGCGCCTGCCGGAGACAGCGTGCAGGAAATAGAGATTCCGCGCGACTTCGAGGGCCGCGGCTACGTGAGCGTGTCGCTGGTGCGCTCGCTCTCTTCGCCGGACGCCTTCATGAATCCCTACGTGTTTGCCGTGTCTCCCGTTTCCGTGAATGTGGAGCGGCGCGACATGCGCCTTCGCGTGGAAACGCCCCGCGAGCCGGTGCGGCCCGGAAGCGCCATTCCGGTGACGGTGGAATCCGGCCGGGCCGGGCGGGCGCTGCTTTTTGCCGTGGACGAAGGCGTGCTCAGGCTGACCGCCTTCCCCACGCCCGATCCGCTGCGCTATCTGCTGAACGACAGGGCGCTGGAAGTGGAAACGCGTCAGATGTTTGATCTGCTCATGCCCGATCACGGAACCTTCCGCGTTCCGGCATTCGGCGGCGACATGGGCATGGCCGGAAGCCGCTTCCACAATCCCTTCAAGCGGCGGAACGAGCCTCCCGTGAGCTGGTGGTCCGGCCTCGTGGAGCTTGCGGCCGGAACGAACCGTTTCGACATTCCTGTGCCGGGCTACTACAGCGGCACGGTGCGGGTGATGGCCGTAGCTGCCTCGCCGGATGCGGCGGGCAGCGCCTCGGCCGAGGCGCTGGTGCGCGGGCCGGTGGTCGTGACGCCGCAGCTTCCTGCGCAGGTCTCGCCCGGCGACAGATTCGAGGCGGCCGTGGCCGTGGCCAACAACGGCGACGGTCCGCTTCACGCGACGCTTTCGGTGAAGACCGACGACGCGCTGCGCCTGCTCGACGCGCCGCCTTCCGAAGTCACGGTGGCGGCGGGCGAGGAAACGGTGCTGCCGTTCCGTGTGGAGGTTGCGGATCGTCCGGGAGGCGCGGAAATCTCGTTCACGGTGTCGGCCGACGGCGTGAACGTGATGCGCGCAGGCTCGCTGTCCGTGCGTCCGGCGTCGGCGCTGCGCGCAAGCGCGAAGGTTGGCGTCGCCGCGTCGTCCACAACGCTGAGCACGGGGCGCACGCTCTATCCCTACGGGGCCGAAGGTTCGGCCTCGGTTTCCGCGCTGCCTCTGCCTGCGCTGCGGGGCCTTGTGCGCTATCTCGACGCCTATCCCTACCCCTGCGTGGAGCAGCGCATCAGCCGGGCCATGCCGTACGCGCTTTTTCTGAAGCGTTCCGCGCTGTTTGCGGAAAACGGCAATGCGGATGAGGCGCGCCGGGTCGCACGGGAGAGGGTGGACGACGCGCTGCGCGCCGTGGAATCCGCGCTCAGCTGGCGCGGCGTGTCCCTGTGGCCCGGAGAGGAACCGGATCTTCTGGTGACGGCCTATGCCGCAGACTTTCTGCTGACGCTTCAGGAATGCGGCCTTTCCGTGCCCGGCGGCATGCACACAGGCGTGTTCAACGCGCTGGAGCGTGCGGCGGACAAGGTTCCCGCCTCTCTGGAGGAGAGCCGCGAGCTGGCCTACGCGCTGTGGGTGCTCACCCGCGAGGGACGCATCACCACGCAGGCGCTGGAACAGCTTTTGCTCCGCCTGGAAGATTTTCCCGGCTGGCAGCAGGATGTGACGTCCTCGCTGATTGCCGCGTCCTGCGCCGTCATGCGCATGAAAAATGCGGCGCTGCCGCTTCTTGACCTCTATCGGAAGCCGGGAGCGGAATTTTGCGCAACGCGGCTGGACGCGCTGGCCGCGCTCAGTCTGCGCGCGTCCGTGCTGGCGAGGCATTTCCCCGACCGTCTGGACAAGGCGCGGGAAGAGATTGTGGAGGAACTTTTCGACGCGACGAACGGCGGTCGGTACGTGACGCTTTCCGCGGCGCTGGCCGTGCGGGCGCTGTTCGACATGGAAAAGGCCGCGCCCGTGCCTGCGGGCGTGTCGCTGCGCTGCGCGGAGGTGCAGCCCGGCTTCGCTCCGGGCGACCGGCAGCCGCAGACTCTGGAAAACATGCTCACGCTGTCGGCTCCCGGCTGCGCCTCCTATGCGCTCGACGTGCCCGCAGGCGGACAGACGCTGTACTGGGAGGTTTCCGATGCGGGCTTCGATCGGAAAGCGCCGGAAGGCGCGCTTTCCGAAGGCATGGAGGTGACGAGAACCTATCTTGACGCCGAAGGGCTTCCCGCAATGAAGATTCGGCTGGGCGACCTTCTCACGGTGAACGTGACGGCGCGCTCCTACGGCGGTCCCCTCAAGGACGCGGTCATCGTGGATCTTCTTCCCGGAGGCTTTGAAATGGATCTTTCCTCTCCCGTGAGCGCGTCGGACGCTTCGTCGGAAGGGCTGATCGTCGATCGCAGGGAGGATCGGATGATTCTCTTTGCGCCGCTTGAGTCCGAGCCTTCCGTGTTCACCTACCGCATCCGCGCGGTCAGCCGGGGCACCTTCACCCTGCCGCCCGTGCAGGCGGAAGACATGTACCGCCGCGACGTTCGGGCTTTCTCCTCGGGCGGAGAGGTGAATGTGGAATAGCAGGCGGGACTTTTCCTTCCCTTGGGGAGGGAGAAGCCCTGCGGCGGGAGGTGGCATGCGCGCCGTGGTGTGGAAAGTCGTTTTCGGCCTGATGGCGCTGCCGCTGATTCTTTTCTGGCTCTGGCTTGCGGCCGCTCCGAAGCCGCCGCTTCTGGACGGCGTGGATTTTTCGCCGCTGGTGCTGGACAGGGAGGGAGAGCCGCTCCGCATGGGCCTGACGCGCGACGAGAAGTTCCGGCTGCGCGTGTGTCTGGACGAAATTGCGCCCGAAGCCGTGAACGCCGCGCTCCGGTACGAGGACAGGCATTTCTACCGGCATCCCGGCGTGAATCCTTTTTCCATGCTGCGGGCGGGGCTCTCCATGCTGGGCGGCTCGCGGCGCATGGGAGGCTCCACCATCACCATGCAGGTGGCAAGGCTGCGGCTCGGGCTTTACACCACCACGGTGGCGGGCAAGCTTGAACAGATGGCCCGCGCGCTTCAGTACGAATACCACTACGAAAAAAGCGAGATTCTCGAAGCCTACTTCAATCTTGCGCCCTACGGAGGCAACGTGGAAGGCATCGGCGCGGCCGCGCGGGTGTACTTTCATGTTCCGCCTTCGCGCCTGTCGTTTTCCGAGAGCGCGGCGCTTGCTGTCGTGCCTCAGAATCCCGTACGGCGCAGCCCGCTGAACGGCCCGGATTTCGAGTCCGCCCGCGCCCGCATGGTGCGTCTTGTGCTGCCGGGGCGGGACGCCGCGGAGAAGGGCGGAGCGCTCGGCCTGCGCGGTTCCGGCGAGGGGAAGCTCCCGCCGCTTCGCGTGTACGCTCCGTCTTCGCTGCCTTTTGACGCGCCGCACGCATCGAGCGAGCTTCTGCCCCTTTCCCGGGAAGGGCGGCCCGTGCGCTCCTTTGTGGACAGGCGTGTTCAG includes the following:
- the dnaX gene encoding DNA polymerase III subunit gamma/tau, translating into MAANASLAALYRPQTFAEVVGQDMVKSILSRAAREDRVAPAYLLSGTRGVGKTTIARIFAKALNCEHAPTGEPCNECEACRRITQGNFVDVVEIDGASNRGIDDIRRLRDAVGYAPLEGRYKVFIIDEAHMLTKEAFNALLKTLEEPPARVTFIMATTEQHKFPVTIVSRCQHFVFRQIPEATLEAHICDILQREGRPFEKEAAHLIARRAAGSVRDSMSLLGQVLALGCAPDEPLTAKQAREVLGLAGQEVMDRLLDALAGQDAAAIAVLVRELLAQGADMGFFLRELCGLWRNLFLIKQAGRDAAKELDMPESEQERLLSMASRFSLTYIHAAWQMTLDSQRRILTSLEPSAGLELLLLNLAMLPRLLPLEELEPIVAPASGIVTPQGSAPLSGGATGSSPAASASSASSAQSAAPRPAAAPVASPAPSSVPSESPAPVQSAPSPSFVRSSPASASVPSPVSASAAASSPVAATARESAPAPAAEPAPQPAPEPAPHLTEAPKPAETRAPVSRRPSAAWKDVPVDPSLTWDTFLDACRDNHDIPLPMLRQVTGEVRGDWLVLQALSQVIGQQLQRPEKLRVLESLAASWAGRPLQIAFRPPQRIVRTEAELKEEVQSHPVIKKFQDAYDARLVRCTPINR
- a CDS encoding YbaB/EbfC family nucleoid-associated protein yields the protein MKNMNDLLRQAQVMQNKIAKLQQEMAEKEVEASAGGGMVKVVMNGRQEMKSITIDKSVLESGDTDMLQDLIITAVNEAVRIGRANLDREMANISGGIHLPGMF
- a CDS encoding MG2 domain-containing protein, producing MSYRVTLLPLLLLCFVATAAFGASESSPAFVRVVVSPPPEGNAPLTLLFDSDEALCKKAYGEEWAGRCFVVPGREGERVRGARLSPDVPGEWRWDDGRTLSFRPKKPWPAGRNFEVSLGSVQLPSRVKLSSSRVSFATPPLALLNLNADVWIDPDPGGERAVSFDMRFTTPPDRALVERDMRLEVSDPALKIGRPEFVWGEDGNCLVRARVLALGSLPAVTTFSLPGVAGEVRAKGARWVIPKGRETARTQVTVPGSTTIFCVKKASLESSRDERLVGEYRLNLETSLLVRPDELLRSMKALRLPRAMNENAVSATVWTAAPVIDEETLARAVPVALEPLQQADVPSGKISFRVKAEPESYLLFYLPQGFGPSREYALSSPWHEVFHAAPFRPELEFLQPGNVLALGGTRRLDVHSSGLTAIRWRASRVLDSYLGLAAAQPAPFTAAGIPFDVLSDSASGEISLQRTDPGVPQFSSIDAAPMFRNGRGLAYVELTGMDDDREVASASRFLLLTDMGLIVKKGAAGGRDVFVCSLSGGTPVSGAVVRIVGVNGLPVAEAVTDAEGRAVLPSVSGLERERRPIAITAWKKGAGGEDMAWLPLADESRVVDLSRFSTQGQTSEADGVNAYVFSQRGMFRPGETLRFGVLVRRGDWKALPADMPLFAELVDPSERTMFRRLFKVGADGMAEVSWQAPESAASGRYRLDVRTPDARGMDVVLGSAAVRLEEFQPDSMALSLALQPAPGRGWLEASSASAAVTLRNLFGMPAADRRVRAQLSVWPTALSFPGYEDFSFHDAMPYKGSPLTLELGETRTDAEGCAVLPLPLDKLRGGTLRCRLLVEGFEPGGGRAVTEEKEFLVSPLGCVLGFRPTGAAGNLDFIPEGSEAALEFVALGPDLAPADPGELSFRVSARRYVTSLVTDRDGRYRYEDTPVDSVIAESRAAFGRNGRVRWSVPTGTCGEFLLEVRNSRGLVMASVPFTVAGNADLRLAGLSALPSGSLRMHLENTSSASGGRIRAFISSPYEGAGLITLERDSVAAWRWFRAPAGDSVQEIEIPRDFEGRGYVSVSLVRSLSSPDAFMNPYVFAVSPVSVNVERRDMRLRVETPREPVRPGSAIPVTVESGRAGRALLFAVDEGVLRLTAFPTPDPLRYLLNDRALEVETRQMFDLLMPDHGTFRVPAFGGDMGMAGSRFHNPFKRRNEPPVSWWSGLVELAAGTNRFDIPVPGYYSGTVRVMAVAASPDAAGSASAEALVRGPVVVTPQLPAQVSPGDRFEAAVAVANNGDGPLHATLSVKTDDALRLLDAPPSEVTVAAGEETVLPFRVEVADRPGGAEISFTVSADGVNVMRAGSLSVRPASALRASAKVGVAASSTTLSTGRTLYPYGAEGSASVSALPLPALRGLVRYLDAYPYPCVEQRISRAMPYALFLKRSALFAENGNADEARRVARERVDDALRAVESALSWRGVSLWPGEEPDLLVTAYAADFLLTLQECGLSVPGGMHTGVFNALERAADKVPASLEESRELAYALWVLTREGRITTQALEQLLLRLEDFPGWQQDVTSSLIAASCAVMRMKNAALPLLDLYRKPGAEFCATRLDALAALSLRASVLARHFPDRLDKAREEIVEELFDATNGGRYVTLSAALAVRALFDMEKAAPVPAGVSLRCAEVQPGFAPGDRQPQTLENMLTLSAPGCASYALDVPAGGQTLYWEVSDAGFDRKAPEGALSEGMEVTRTYLDAEGLPAMKIRLGDLLTVNVTARSYGGPLKDAVIVDLLPGGFEMDLSSPVSASDASSEGLIVDRREDRMILFAPLESEPSVFTYRIRAVSRGTFTLPPVQAEDMYRRDVRAFSSGGEVNVE